The proteins below are encoded in one region of Vespa velutina chromosome 21, iVesVel2.1, whole genome shotgun sequence:
- the LOC124956370 gene encoding uncharacterized protein LOC124956370 isoform X1, producing the protein MYDICHPSFYYIGKLGCNDPIKISNTFYIYMQLCEGKRFWHIEYKYNKELDLLYLETKQNKNSNLEIYIPWPVSSSITIDLIEKIQKSLETNRIIFVFKSMDSTSVFYRTSAGLIKPLSPLLRKRLKEKEDKRITLERNIKKNTSNLYELAKSINPRDNDHQSSSESKNDETNSETSIIEI; encoded by the exons ATGTACGATATATGTCATCCTAGT ttttattatattggaAAATTAGGTTGCAACGAtcctataaaaatttcaaatacattttatatatatatgcaattatgcgaag gtAAAAGATTTTGGCACATtgagtataaatataataaagaattggatttactttatttagaaacaaaacaaaataaaaattcgaatctTGAAATTTACATACCATGGCCCGTATCATCTTCGATCACTATAGATCTCATTGAAAAAATACAGAAGTCACTTGAAACTAATag aataatatttgtatttaaatctATGGATAGTACTAGTGTCTTTTATAGAACAAGTGCAGGTCTTATAAAACCCTTATCACCTTTATTAAgaaaacgattaaaagaaaaagaagataaaaggataacgttagaaagaaatattaaaaaaaatacatctaATTTATACGAATTAGCTAAATCTATAAATCCTCGAGATAATGATCATCAATCAAGTAGTGAaagtaaaaatgatgaaacaAATTCTGAAACATCTATAATAGAAatctaa
- the LOC124956370 gene encoding uncharacterized protein LOC124956370 isoform X2: MYDICHPSFYYIGKLGCNDPIKISNTFYIYMQLCEETKQNKNSNLEIYIPWPVSSSITIDLIEKIQKSLETNRIIFVFKSMDSTSVFYRTSAGLIKPLSPLLRKRLKEKEDKRITLERNIKKNTSNLYELAKSINPRDNDHQSSSESKNDETNSETSIIEI, encoded by the exons ATGTACGATATATGTCATCCTAGT ttttattatattggaAAATTAGGTTGCAACGAtcctataaaaatttcaaatacattttatatatatatgcaattatgcgaag aaacaaaacaaaataaaaattcgaatctTGAAATTTACATACCATGGCCCGTATCATCTTCGATCACTATAGATCTCATTGAAAAAATACAGAAGTCACTTGAAACTAATag aataatatttgtatttaaatctATGGATAGTACTAGTGTCTTTTATAGAACAAGTGCAGGTCTTATAAAACCCTTATCACCTTTATTAAgaaaacgattaaaagaaaaagaagataaaaggataacgttagaaagaaatattaaaaaaaatacatctaATTTATACGAATTAGCTAAATCTATAAATCCTCGAGATAATGATCATCAATCAAGTAGTGAaagtaaaaatgatgaaacaAATTCTGAAACATCTATAATAGAAatctaa
- the LOC124956372 gene encoding myb-like protein P — MYGVKKDENDRERSDNVGSQTAPPWLVRAEVTIRHGGAQTISDSGQSPVGTSSTTMTDSNGVRMIYRWNTSQPSSNIPSTTSASTIQSMGGIIPPNSYGFQRGNILFTSTPPPRGQQSGNSFTIPRPGSSSKDDTCPSRNRGFIDSGYNSEQFSPHSYSSLPSRRTYQQYNRRCKSTCNIVLAAFDPKKNLNNDEPTTTKLLTKESLKSSTLEEPDGSSWHYHRATSSNNNHHLHHHHHHHHHHLQQQQQLQQQQQQQQQKQQQQQQQQQQQHVSARSRFSTVPEVCEDCSEGTASPFTTHFCTRVLEKTASKVTTISKDASSQTTDIESRTSTISTTSKTGKVRRKALDIQLADEQKRKKQENSNVGTPIDTSGQLSTTTDTEKSFSSAIEENAKRKSRTVHIDVYCTGSDDECSTDSTEEERSTTAMTVFENEDVKVTHSQAEDNDLPRGFKDNKAFLARTAERRCESFKNAPMRMPSLASSKGYESDDLLSSLYPSQFSSYSALKDLDSTPWSAASSTLALPFIDDYDSAAATSSKDTFSDIDSIVNGSKPTLTSCDSFEYANLSDRERIRKMDTIWGGKNDLTEEKKNKNWRSPQIERKHLLRNKKMREYLEKHEIGWSSDDTAGGESDDSGTIGWIFLSNKDDNTNEGLSETKVDKDIVRRDSTIKREIINDNVLSSNVVNRSELIRSDLLIQDDHSDSTTRSDLCSRIYTLREQIGLFGSKSPSPLPSKVPSRVTSPFMTSHGERTDHIVKASIFGSVVGAFRKPGHHIGPVKNPSCSCEHCRRYFEEDDSRERSCSFGEFEKRSTSSTNTEQRNIIRPAPTSYGH, encoded by the exons atgtACGGAGTTAAAAAAGATGAGAACGATCGAGAACGATCGGACAATGTTGGCTCACAAACAGCACCGCCTTGGTTGGTTAGAGCAGAAGTTACAATTCGTCATGGTGGTGCACAAACCATTTCGGATTCTGGACAATCGCCGGTAGGCACCTCGTCAACAACAATGACTGATTCCAACGGTGTAAGAATGATATATCGTTGGAATACTAGCCAACCGAGTTCTAATATTCCATCAACTACTTCCGCATCGACTATTCAATCGATGGGTGGTATTATACCACCAAATTCTTATGGTTTTCAACGTGGTAATATATTGTTCACATCGACACCACCGCCAAGAGGTCAACAATCTGGTAATTCGTTTACAATTCCGCGTCCAGGATCTTCAAGTAAGGATGACACGTGTCCGTCAAGAAATCGTGGATTCATCGATTCAGGATATAACAGCGAACAATTCTCACCCCATTCATATTCGAGTTTACCATCGCGCCGTACTTATCAACAATACAATCGACGTTGCAAAAGTACCTGTAACATCGTTCTCGCTGCTTTTGATCCAAAGAAGAATCTAAATAACGATGAACCTACAACTACGAAATTGTTAACGAAAGAATCATTGAAATCTTCCACGTTAGAAGAGCCAGACGGATCATCCTGGCATTATCATCGAGCGACATCGTCCAATAATAaccatcatcttcatcatcatcatcatcatcatcatcatcatttacaacagcagcaacaacttcagcaacaacaacagcagcagcaacaaaaacaacaacaacaacaacaacaacaacagcaacagcatgTCTCCGCTCGTTCACGTTTCAGTACCGTGCCTGAAGTATGCGAAGATTGTTCCGAAGGTACTGCCAGTCCATTTACGACGCATTTCTGTACTCGTGTGTTAGAGAAAACAGCGAGCAAAGTTACGACCATTAGCAAGGATGCTTCTTCTCAAACGACCGATATTGAATCTCGAACTTCGACCATATCGACTACATCGAAAACAGGAAAAGTTAGACGGAAGGCATTGGATATACAATTGGCTGACgaacaaaagaggaaaaag cAAGAGAACTCAAATGTTGGTACGCCGATTGATACTTCGGGACAACTTTCAACGACTACGGATACTGAAAAATCCTTTTCATCTGCCATAGAGGAGAACGCAAAACGTAAATCTCGTACCGTTCACATAGACGTTTATTGCACTGGCTCGGACGATGAATGTAGTACCGATTCAACCGAGGAGGAACGTTCGACAACGGCTATGACCGTCTTCGAGAACGAGGACGTTAAAGTGACGCATAGCCAAGCCGAGGATAACGATTTACCACGTggatttaaagataataaagctTTTTTAGCGCGAACTGCCGAGAGACGTTGTGAAAGTTTCAAAAATGCACCGATGAGAATGCCTTCGTTGGCCAGCTCGAAGGGTTATGAAAGCGACGATCTATTGAGTTCCCTTTATCCTTCGCAATTTAGTTCTTACAGCGCTCTTAAAGATTTAGATTCTACGCCATGGTCAGCGGCATCGTCGACTTTGGCATTACCATTTATTGACGATTATGATTCAGCTGCTGCGACATCCTCGAAGGATACGTTTTCCGATATAGATTCTATCGTAAATGGTAGTAAACCGACCTTGACTTCCTGCGATAGCTTTGAATATGCTAATTTGTCCGATCgcgagagaataagaaaaatggatACAATTTGGGGAGGTAAAAACGATTTaacagaggaaaaaaagaataaaaattggaGATCACCTCAGATAGAACGTAAGCATTTATTGAGGAACAAAAAGATGAGGGAATATTTGGAGAAACATGAAATCGGTTGGTCATCCGACGATACCGCGGGTGGTGAATCGGACGACAGTGGTACCATTGGTTGGatctttttatctaataagGATGATAATACTAATGAGGGATTATCCGAAACTAAAGTTGATAAGGATATCGTTCGTCGTGATAGTACGATTAAGagggaaataataaatgataacgtTCTATCGTCTAACGTTGTAAATCGTTCAGAATTAATACGTTCCGATCTTCTTATTCAAGACGATCATTCCGATTCGACAACGCGAAGTGATCTATGCTCACGAATTTATACATTAAGAGAACAGATTGGTCTGTTTGGTTCGAAAAGTCCTTCGCCGCTTCCTTCGAAAGTACCTTCCAGGGTTACTTCACCCTTTATGACATCCCATGGCGAAAGGACCGATCACATCGTTAAAGCATCGATATTTGGTTCGGTTGTTGGTGCCTTTCGAAAACCTGGCCATCATATTGGCCCCGTTAAAAATCCGTCCTGTTCTTGCGAACACTGCAGGCGATACTTCGAGGAAGACGACTCACGTGAACGATCGTGTTCCTTCGGTGAATTTGAGAAACGTTCAACAAGTTCAACCAACACCGAacagagaaatattattcgacCAGCTCCTACGAGTTATGGACATTGA